A section of the Primulina eburnea isolate SZY01 chromosome 1, ASM2296580v1, whole genome shotgun sequence genome encodes:
- the LOC140827814 gene encoding SUMO-activating enzyme subunit 2-like, producing the protein MAAELQHLSAIKGAKVLMVGAGGIGCELLKTLALSGFEDIHIIDMDTIEVSNLNRQFLFRQSHVGQSKAKVARDAVLKFRPQINITSYHANVKDPDFNVDFFRQFNVVLNGLDNLDARRHVNRLCLAASVPLIESGTTGFLGQVTVHVKGRTECYECQAKPAPKTYPVCTITSTPSKFVHCIVWAKELLFAKLFGDKNRENDLNVRSSDASVSSEQIEDVFELKVDENVEKYARRIYDHVFGYNIEVALSNEETWKNRNRPRPIYSKDVIPAELIGQNGNLENNSVLKDTSSLSAMASLGLKNPQDLWSLKESSKVFLEALRLFFAKREKEIGNMIFDKDDQLAVEFVTAAANIRASSFGIPLHSLFEAKGIAGNIVHAVATTNAIIAGLIVIEAVKVLQNDTKSYRMTYCLEHPSRKMLLMPVEPFEPNKSCYVCSKTPLTLVVNTHRSKLRDIVDKIVKAKLGMNFPLIMHGSLLLYEVGEDLEEDEVANYAANLEKVLAKLPSPVTGGTTLTVEDLQQELKCSINVEHREEFDEEKEPDEMILSGWTQPPSEEYNDKTAVDNGASSSAVPVATFLGTEEDELQIIPTQIGNKRKLSDISGYSLSDQSSVTIETKFKRKVEEIDDTDDLVMLDEGVSDSSKKKREQ; encoded by the exons ATGGCTGCGGAACTGCAACATTTATCTGCAATCAAG GGCGCTAAGGTGCTTATGGTGGGAGCCGGCGGCATAGGGTGTGAGCTTCTCAAAACCCTCGCGCTCTCAGGGTTTGAAGATATTCATATC ATTGACATGGATACAATTGAAGTGAGCAACCTTAACAGACAATTCTTGTTTCGACAATCACATGTTGGGCAATCAAAAGCTAAA GTTGCTCGTGATGCTGTCTTGAAATTTAGGCCTCAGATCAACATCACATCGTACCATGCAAATGTAAAGGATCCCGATTTCAATGTTGATTTCTTTAGGCAAttcaatgttgttttgaatGGGCTCGATAATTTAGATGCCCGGCGGCATGTGAACCGCCTTTGCTTGGCCGCTTCCGTTCCATTGATTGAAAGTGGAACTACTGGATTTCTTGGACAG GTTACTGTTCACGTAAAGGGTAGAACGGAGTGTTATGAATGCCAGGCCAAGCCAGCTCCTAAAACTTACCCTGTTTGTACTATCACAAGCACTCCATCAAAG TTTGTTCATTGTATTGTTTGGGCAAAGGAACTGCTTTTTGCTAAGTTATTTGGGGATAAAAATCGAGAAAATGATTTGAATGTTCGTTCAAGTGATGCCTCCGTTTCGTCAGAACAAATAGAAGATGTTTTTGAGCTCAAAGTGGATGAAAATGTTGAAAAATATGCAAGGAGAATATATGATCATGTTTTTGGCTATAACATTGAGGTAGCTCTGTCCAATGAAGAGACATGGAAAAATCGTAACAGGCCAAGGCCTATTTATAGCAAAGATGTTATACCAGCTGAACTGATTGGTCAGAATGGAAATCTGGAGAATAATTCTGTTCTCAAAGATACTTCATCATTATCTGCAATGGCGTCTCTAGGTCTGAAAAATCCACAAGATCTTTGGAGCTTAAAGGAAAGCTCGAAAGTTTTTTTGGAGGCTCTAAGATTATTCTTTGCAAAGCGAGAAAAG GAGATTGGTAACATGATTTTCGATAAAGACGATCAATTAGCAGTAGAATTTGTTACTGCTGCTGCAAATATCAGAGCTTCTTCATTTGGCATCCCGTTGCATAGCCTCTTTGAGGCTAAAGGTATTGCTGGTAATATTGTGCATGCTGTTGCCACAACAAATGCCATCATTGCTGGGTTGATTGTGATTGAGGCTGTTAAGGTGCTGCAAAATGATACTAAAAGCTACAG GATGACTTATTGTCTTGAACATCCTTCAAGAAAAATGCTTCTTATGCCAGTTGAGCCTTTTGAGCCAAACAAGTCGTGCTATGTCTGTTCCAAG ACACCTTTGACTCTTGTGGTAAATACACATCGATCAAAGTTGAGGGACATAGTTGACAAGATTGTGAAAGCAAAGCTTGGCATGAATTTTCCTTTGATCATGCATGGTTCATTGCTTCTGTATGAGGTTGGTGAAGATCTTGAGGAAGACGAGGTTGCTAATTACGCAGCTAACCTTGAAAAG GTACTGGCTAAACTTCCTTCTCCGGTCACTGGTGGAACAACGCTGACAGTTGAGGATCTACAGCAAGAGCTTAAATGTAGCATAAATGTCGAGCATAG ggAGGAATTTGACGAGGAGAAAGAACCTGATGAGATGATTCTCTCTGGGTGGACACAACCTCCATCAGAAGAATATAACGACAAGACTGCGGTTGACAATGGTGCAAGCTCATCCGCTGTACCTGTAGCTACCTTTCTTGGAACTGAAGAAGATGAATTACAGATTATCCCAACACAAATTGGAAACAAAAGAAAGCTATCCGACATATCTGGTTATTCTCTTTCAGATCAATCATCTGTTACCATTGaaacaaaatttaaaagaaaagtgGAAGAAATCGATGATACTGACGATCTTGTCATGCTCGATGAAGGGGTATCCGACTCGAGCAAGAAGAAGAGGGAGCAGTAG